From the genome of Papaver somniferum cultivar HN1 chromosome 2, ASM357369v1, whole genome shotgun sequence, one region includes:
- the LOC113352283 gene encoding IAA-amino acid hydrolase ILR1-like 5: MGICKFVYVILFLSLFCLPISICSLSSAELAEISTNFLNYAQKPELVKWMVDVRRRIHENPELGFEEFETSKLIREELDKMGIAYKYPIDVTGVIGYVGSGEPPFVALKAYMDALPMQEMVEWDHKSKIPGKMHACGHDAHVAMILGAAKILQYHRHELKNWRNSVSEMPERLALSVCRYDNSQT, from the exons ATGGGTATCTGCAAATTTGTGTATGTGattttgtttttgagtttgttttgtcTGCCAATATCCATTTGTTCATTGAGTTCAGCTGAATTAGCTGAGATTTCAACCAATTTCTTAAACTATGCACAAAAACCAGAGCTTGTTAAATGGATGGTTGATGTTAGAAGAAGAATTCATGAGAACCCAGAACTTGGTTTTGAAGAATTTGAGACTAGTAAGTTGATTAGAGAAGAGTTGGATAAAATGGGTATTGCTTATAAATATCCAATTGATGTTACTGGTGTTATAGGTTATGTTGGTAGTGGTGAACCACCTTTTGTTGCTTTAAAAGCTTATATGGATGCTCTCCCTATGcag GAGATGGTGGAGTGGGATCACAAAAGTAAAATCCCAGGGAAGATGCATGCTTGTGGGCATGATGCTCATGTTGCAATGATTCTTGGTGCAGCTAAAATCCTTCAATATCATCGCCATGAATTGAAA AATTGGAGAAATTCTGTTTCGGAAATGCCTGAAAGACTTGCACTGTCAGTTTGCAGATATGATAATTCTCAAACATAA